The genomic DNA ACTAACGGTCTCAAAGCTGAACTCAATAAGAGTTTCACCAACCAAATTGTCAAAGATCAAAGTTTTGTCTCAGTGCTGACTCGCGTGAGTCAGTTGATTCGAATATCTTAGTTGTTACTTAAGTTATCGTCAAGAGCCTGAGGACTCTTGAGTCAAAACTTTCAAGAAAGTTTTGACTCGTGTCTTGTTTTATGTCAGCGAGAGTTAGTAGCTCGGAAGTGATCGTTTCGTGATTCGCTTCTGTGCTGCCCTCGTTGGCATGGCAGAAATTTACAGGGTCTTCGCTGTATGGACAAGGGCCGTTCGAGAGATTTCAGAGAAATTTGTGTGAGAGAGTCGTTTGGGCCTGTAATTTGCCTACCGAACCGTTTTGGAAGTTTCTCCGCGTTGTTTTAAAAAGCTGCTTTCTTGGCGCGCAAGTTGGACAGTTTGGCCCGGCGGGACCGCATAAGTTCTCTGCCGCGGCTTGGTTTGAGGCCGTTTTGCCTTCTTCGGACGCTATATCGGCATCGATCAACGCTCGAATAGCGATCTGCTGACGCTTCGATGGCTCTTCTATATAGATAGCCGTACAGGAAGGTCGCCCCAGTGCCCTGCTCTTCTCTGCGGGGACAAGCGACTGCGCGAATGCTGCTTGGATGATCGGCGTTGGGGGCGGAGGTGGATCGGCCCGTCGTTGCGGTGGCGATTCGCTTCAGTCTCGCCCGGCGGTTTTGGGGCCGGGGCGAATTCGTCGGGTTTCGTTCGGGCGATTCGTGGGAGGAGGCGCTGTTGACGTTTCGCTTTCGGGTTTTCATGCGGGGATGCTGTCAGAAGTGGGGTAAGTGTTTGCTCGGGCCCGGTTCGTGAAGTAGTTTTCGCTGTATCGGTTGTCGGCACGCCGGTAAGGGCCGTTAGACAGGTGTTGGTTGCATGCGGGCGCACCGAGTCCGCGATTGTCAGTTTTGGGAGGGGTACGTGGTGGTTCCAACTGCTAAGCAGCAAGGTTCGGATAGTAAGCTCGATGCACTGTTGGCCAAGATCCACGGACTGTCCGATGGAATGGGGCGTCAGCCGACTCCGCAAGCGGAGCCGATGGACGCAGAACTTGTCACTCCCGAAAAGCCTGTTGTTGCGATTCGGCCTCAGCCGGTGCCGCGAACCGAAGCAGTCGTTGCGGCTCAGCCGGCGCGTCCTGCCGAGGCGAGTTCCTTTGCACCTTGCCGCGATGAGCCTTGGCGGCCGAGCGAGGTCCGCTCGCTCAGCGAATCGCGAATCTCCGAAACGCTGCTCGAACAGATCACGATGCGTTTTCTCTTAAACGCTGGGGAAGCCGATGGGCGCGAGATCGCCGAGCAGTTGAAACTTCCCTTTGGCCTGGTCGAACCGGGGCTGAATCGGATGAAGATGGAGCAGACGGTGGCGTATCGTTCTTCGACCGCCACGGGGGACTATCTATATGTACTGACCGAGAGCGGCCGCGATCTGGCTCGCCGCTATGTCGAGGATTGCACTTATTACGGCGCCTGCCCGGTGCTTCTTTCAGAATATGTCGACAGCGTTCGGCGGCAGACGGTCGAGGGGCAGCGGCCTCAAAAGACCGACCTCTTGAAGGCTTTCTCCGACTTGTTGATCAACCCCAGGATGCTTGAGCGATTGGGGCCGGCGATCAACAGCGGCCGCGGGATGTTCCTGTTTGGGTATCCCGGTAACGGAAAGACGAGTATCGCCGAGCGGGTGACCGCCGCGTTTGGAAAGTACATTTGGATTCCCCGTTCGATCTTTATCGATGGCGAAATCATGCGGGTTTACGATCCGATGAACCACGATCTGGCGATGCCAGAATCGGGGGGCGGGCTGCTGAGCGATTCGGCTTTCGATCGCCGCTGGGTGCGGATCAAACGCCCCACGATTATCGCTGGCGGTGAATTGACGATGGACATGTTGGAGGTTCGCCGGAATCCCGATAGCAACATCAGCGAAGCGTCGATGCAATTGAAGAGTAATTGCGGCACGTTGGTGATCGACGACTTTGGCCGGCAGCGGATGCGAGTCGACGAATTGCTCAACCGCTGGATCATTCCGCTGGAGAAGCGATACGACTTTCTCAATATGGCGAGCGGCAAAAAGATCCAGGTGCCGTTTGATCAGCTGGTGATTTTCAGCACCAATCTGGAGCCGAAGGATCTTGTCGACGACGCTTTTTTGCGGCGTATCCCCTACAAGATCGAGGTCACCAACCCATCGGAAGCTGATTTTCGCAAGCTGTTCGAGATCATGTGCAAGGTCACCAAGATCCCCTACCAGCCCGAACCGATCGACTATCTGATCAAGAACCACTACCTACCGGTGAATCGTCCGTTTCGCAATTGCCAGCCGCGCGACTTGTTGTTGCAGGTCCGCAATTACTGCATGTACCACGGCAAGCCGATCGAACTGTGCAACGAGTACTTCGACTTCGCTGTCGAGAACTACTTCTCGGTGATGTAGCATTCCGCCGCTACCGCTCGACCGGATCCGTAAAGGATCCGTAAAGGACAGGCACTTTGCGTTTCTGGCGCTCCTGACGATTGCGGCCAGCGTTTTCCGCAGCCGCGGCGGTGGCGAGCTCATTTCGTCAGCGTGCAAAATGGCTAATTGAGGCCAATTTCAGCGAGCTGACAGTTGATGGTGTGGGGGCTGTCGCAGCACCGCTTAGGCCTCTTTGCTATTTGGTCGTTCGACGCCAGTTCCTCTACTGAGCCATGGGCTATTTGCTGCTGCCCCCGCCGAGCCATTGCGTATGCAAATTCGTAAAGGACAGGCACTTCGCGGTTTTGTTGGCTCGAGTGATTTTGATTAGCGTTTTCTATAGTCGCAGGAGTGGCGCACTCGCTTCTTTAGCTGTCCAAACCGCCGGGAACGGAGAGTTGAGGAAGCCGCAGTTGGGGCATGCGTTCTTGGATCGGTGGTTAGTTTGCTGACGCAGCACCGCTTGGGCACTTTGCTGTCGGGGCGTTCGACGCAAGAGTTCCTCTGCTGAGACATGGGCTAATTGCTGCTGCCCCTGTCGAGCGGTTGCGTGTGCAAATTCGTAAAGGACAGGCACTTCGCGGTTTTCTTGGCTCGAGTGATGCCGACTAGCGTTTTCTGTGGCGGCAGTGGTGGCGAGTTCGCTTCGCCAGCTGGCCAAACCGCCGGGAACGTAGATTTGAGGAAGCCGCAGTTGGGGAGAGGAGCATTCAAGGCGGTCGTGCGTTTTCCGCCGCACCGCTGCCGGGGACTGCTCTCTGATTCGTCGTTCGAAGCCAGTTCCTCAGCTGAGCCATGGGCTAATTGCTACTGACCCTGTCGAGCGGTTGCTTGTGCAAATTCGTAAAGGAGAGGCACTTCGCGGTTTTCTTGGCTCGAGCGATTTTGACTAGCGTTTTCTATAGTCGCAGGAGTGGCGGGTTCGCTTCTTTAGTTGTCCAAACGGCCGGGGACGCAGGTTTATGGAAGTGGCAGTGGGGGGACGCTGTTGCTGCGGGGGAGCGATTTCCGCTTCCGCCGCGATCCCGCTGAGAGGGCTTTTTCTGTCTGGGCGTTTCGTTTTGGTTCTCGGCTGCGCTGTGGGGGGACTCAGGACCGTGACTATATAAGATGACAAGGAGTTCGTGGGACGGCTTCGCTTTACCGGAACGTTTGCTCAGGAGATCGCTTCGCGGACCAAGGATTCGAAGTCGAGTTCGAGCTGTTGGTCGGATTCGCTGCCGCCGAGTTCGCGATACATCATGCTCGGTTGGATGTCGCGACTGTTCTGATATTTGCTGCAGTACTCTTCGACATCGCCGCAGATCTCGTGGTACATGATCTGGCAGATATCGATCCCAGGATAGATTCGGATCGGTTGGACGGTGTAGATCTCCAGGGTCCAGTAGCCGCAGAACCCAGCGTCTCCGAAACCTGTGGTCACGTGGACGAACAATCCCAGTCGCCCGAGCGACGATCGGCCTTCGATCATCGGAACCAGGCCGCGGGTTTCAGTCCACTCACACGTTCGCCCCAGATAGAGGCAGCCCGGTTGCAACACAAAACCATCGGCGGGGATCTCCAGTCGCCGATACCGGTTCGGCTGCCGAATGTCCAACACCACCTCTTCGTAAACCAGCAGTTCGTCGTGCAGCGACAGATTGCAACTGTTGGGGTTCAGTTTGTCGTCGTCGAAGGGTTCGATGACGATCTGTTTTCCGATCCGCGACCTAATTTCTTCGCCCGATAGAATCATGCGATCTTTGCTCCGAGAAGGTCGGCGGCCAGGTGAGTGGGAGGGAAGCGTTGACCGCAGATGTTAATTCTCAGGCATCCGGGGACCCGATGTCAACTAATCGGCCGGACGAAACCTACCCGATTTCCAAAACAGGAATCCTTGGGGACCGGAGAATGTATGTGGTACACTTCCAATGGTTCCTGCGGTGGCAGTGTTCTCGCCGATCTGGGCCGCGTAGAATAAATGAAGCGATTACAGCAACTGAAAGTGCTTGTTTCGATTTTGTATCGAAGAGCGATTAAATAAACCCTGTGGAGTGCGTAGCGTGAGTTCAACGAATCCCTATCAATTTGAGACTGGCCAAGCTGGAATGGGCGGCAACATGATGGCTGCGTTTGCCGAAGAATCGGCTCGCGCCGGCTTCATTCGCAAGACGTATCTCCATCTCGCCGCAGCCGTCTTGGGCTTTGTCGGCATCGAAGCGCTGCTGTTGACGGCGGTTCCCGCTAACACGATGGAAATGATCGTCACCCGAATGGTTACCGGTTATGGCTGGTTGATCGTCTTAGGGGCGTTCATGGCGGTCAGTTGGATGGCTCGCCGGTGGGCCGAGAGCGGCGCGTCGCCGGGGATGCAGTACATGGGGCTGTCGCTGTACGTTGTCGGTCAGGCGATCGTCTTTTTGCCGCTGTTGTACATCGCGATGCGATTCGACCCCCAGACACCTGTGATCGCAGGAATGTTGACAAGCATCGTCTTTTTTGGACTGACAGCGTTTGTCTTTGTGACCCGCGTCGACCTTAGCTGGATGGGCAAGATCCTGTTCATGGCCGGGTTGGTCGCGATGGGAGCGATCGTCTGCGGCATCATGTTCGGTTTCTCGCTGGGGATCTTCTTCTCGGCGATCATGGTCGCGGTTGCGTCGGGGTACATCCTCTATGACACCTCCAACGTGCTGCATCACTACCGAACGGATCAATATGTCGCCGCATCGTTGGCTCTGTTTGCTTCGGTAGCACTTCTGTTTTGGTATATCCTGCAGTTGGTGATGTCGTTTTCGTCGAACGATTGATCGACGCCGGCTCTCGCTTAGCGGGAACTTTCATTTTTATGCGACCACTCCCGTAGTGGTCGTTGGTCAGGGGCAGTGTCTGGGGACAGCGATTAACCAATGTCCGATATCGAAAGTCTGACGCGATTGCCCGATCATTTTGATGGGACGGTTCGCCTGTTCCCGCTGCCTGGGGTCGTCAGTTTTCCGCATGTAATGCAACCGCTGCATATCTTTGAGCCGCGTTACTGTGATTTGCTGACCGACACGCTGGCTGCTGACCGATTGATCGCAATGGCGACGCTAGCCAGCGGTTGGGAGCCCGATTACGAAGGCCGTCCGGCGTTGGAAGAATTCGCCTGTATCGGGCGGATCGTTTCGCATACGCCGACCGACGACGAGCGTCACAATATATTGTTGTTAGGAATTCGGCGGGTGCGGATCCTGCAAGAGGTGGTCACGAATCAGACCTATCGAATGGCGAAGGTCGAGGTTTTGGACGACGTCTATTCGCCGCAAGCCGCCGCCGATCGGCCGCTGTTGAAGCGGTTGTTGTTGGAGGAGTTTCGGAAATACATTCCCGAATCCGCACTTGCTCAAGAGAACTTTAGCCAATTGTTGGACAGCCAGATGCCGTTGGGGATCGTCAGCGACATCATCGCCTACACCGTTGGCATTCCGGTCGCGCAAAAGTTGCAATTGTTAGCCGAACTCGATGTCGATCAACGGGCCAAGAAGTTGATCGCCGCACTGGCTCCTTCGCAGAGCAAAGGGGAGGTTTGCGGCCCGGAAAACGCATCGCTCTCGTCAGGATTTCCGCCGCCATTCAGTCAAAACTGACAGCTGATCCTGCCCCCGAGAGTTGACGGTTTGATATGGACGCCGACAGTATACGATTGCAAGCCGATCTGCGCGGAATCATCGAAGGGGATGTGTTGTGTGGGGATGTGCACCGGCAGATCTACGCCAGCGATGCGAGCATCTATCAATTAAAGCCGGCGGGGATCGTCCGCCCACGCTCGATCCGCGACATCGCGTCGTGTGTGCAATACGCTCGCGAACACCATCTTTCGATCCATCCCCGCGGCGCCGGTAGCGGTCTGGCGGGAGAGTCGCTGGGCCGCGGAATCGTGTTGGATATGTCGCGTTACATGCGGCGTTGGTACCGTTTAGACGATTCGTTGATCCGCGTTCAGGCGGGCGTCGTGTTGGCTCAATTGAATCGCGAACTCGCGACTCACGCCCGCTTGTACGGTCCCGATCCGCAGGCCCGCAGCGTGACCACGATGGGAGGTGTTCTTTCTCTGGACGCCTCGGGCAGCCATTGGCTCCGCTACGGATCGGCTCGCGACACCGTGCATTCGCTGCAAGTGGTCACCGCGACCGGCGAGATCGTTGAGTTTGCCAGCCATCATCGCGACTCCGAGGGCATCCCCGGTCGGATGGCGAAAGAGGTCACCGGGATCGCCAAGCGGCACTCCGAACAATTGGGGAAGCTCCGCGACGGAGCGCCTCACAATCACGGCGGCTATCGATTGGACCTCGCGGTGGCCGGGGACCAAGTCAATCTGGCCAATCTGTTGGTCGGGGCCGAAGGGACGCTGGGGATCATCGCCGAAGCGACGGTCAGCACCGAACCTATGCCGACCCACCGCGGCGTCTCGCTGTTGTTCTTTCATCGCTTGGAGCATGCTGCTCGCGGAGCGTTATTGGCAGCCGGACGTGGCGCGGCGGCTTGCGATCTAATGGATCGGCGGCTGTTGGAGATCGCTCGGGAGACCGACCCGCGGTTCGAACAATTGATCCCTCGCAATGCCGAGGCGATGTTGTTGGTCGAGTTCCAGGACGATCAGCTGCCCGAGCTGCGATCTCGTTTGCGCGACCTCAACGATTGTTTGTGCCGGCAGGAAAAGCTGGCCTTTGGTTCGCGGATGACTGTCGAACGCCGCGAACGCGATTTCTTTTGGCTGATCGTGCGGCGTGTGATCCCGCGACTGTATCGGTTGCGCGGCGATACGCGTCCGCTGCCGATCATCGAAGACATCGCGATCGAGCCTGCCAAGCTTCCCGATCTGATGGTCGAGCTGCAGAACATTTTAAAAGAGCATCAGATCACCGCGACGATGTTCGCTCACGCCGGGCACGGGCATCTGCACATCCGCCCGTTCTTGGACCTGGCCGATCCCGGCAGTCCGCAGGTCCTGCGCGAATTGGCGGAGTCGATCTTCGAGAAGGTCTTGGAGTTTGGCGGCACGATCAGCGGAGAGCATGGCGCGGGGCTCAGCCGCAGTTGGTTTCTGCCGCGGCAATACGGATCGCTGTGGCCGGCGATGATCGCTGTCAAACGGGCCTTCGATCCGGCCGGTCTGCTGAATCCTGGCAAGGTCGTCGGGTTGCCATCGCAGGGGCCCGATGAGAATCTCCGCAACGTGACGGCGATGATTCAGATCGGGCAAGAGACGGAGTCGGACGAGGAGGCGGATGCCGGTTCGGTCGCCGAGCCGAGCGTGCCGCGGTTGCCGGTGCTGCAGTCGTGGAACGATGAACCGATCGAGATGGCGACGCGAAACTGCAACGGTTGTGGGCGTTGCAAAACGCTGGCACCAAGCGAGCGGATGTGTCCGGTCTATCGCGTGCTGCCGATCGAGGAGGCATCGCCGCGGGCCAAAGCGAATCTGTTGCGTGGGGTCTTGGCTGGCGAACTGTCCGTCGATGCGTTGGCGACCGACGAGGTCAAACAGATCACCGATCTCTGTTTCGGTTGCCATCAGTGCCGGATCGAATGTCCCGCGTCGGTCGATATCCCGAAAATCGTCAACGAGCTGCGCGGGCAATACGTCGCCACCAACGGGCTGTCGGTCGCCGATTATCTGATGACGCGGATCGAGTCGATCGCGCCGCTGGCTAGCCGCGTCGCAACGGTTTCGAACTGGGTGCTGAAGAGTCCGCGTTGGCGTTGGGTTTTGGAGCGGACGATGGGGCTGGCCCGAGGCCGCCGGATCACTCCCTATGCGAAGCTCAGTTTCATGCGTTGGGCGGCGAAAAAACGACTGACTCGGCCGCTGCAAAAAGGTGGCCCCAAGGTCGCCTATTTCGTCGACTACTTCGCCAACTGGCACGACCCCGAACTCGGGCAGGCGCTTGTCGAAGTGTTGCGGCACAATCGCGTCGGCGTCTACGTGCCGCCAAATCAGTATTCGTCGATGATGCCGCGGATCGCGGCGGGCGATTTAAAAGGGGCGATGCACGCGGCGACTCACAACATTCGCATCCTGGCCGAAGCGGTTCGCCAGGGATATCAGATCGTCACGACCGAACCGACAGCCGCGCTTTGTCTGATCCAGGAATATCCCAATCTGATCGACAGCGAAGACGCTCGCCTGGTCGCCGAAAACACTTACGATTCCTGCCGCTATCTGTGGGACATGCATCTGCGGAACGAACTGTCGTTGGACTTTCGCCCGGTCGCGGCGAGCGTCGCCTACCACCAGCCATGCCATGTTCGCGCGATCGATTCGGGCAAGCCGGCTCAGCAGTTGATGGATCTGATCCCCGGGCTGCGCGTTCAGTCGATGGAGAAGGGGTGCAGCGGGATGGCTGGGCTGTACGGCATGAAACGGGAGAACTTCCGCAACAGTGTCCGCATCGGCTGGAATCTGATCAGCGGGATGCGGAAGGCTGACATTCAAGCGGCGTCGACCGAATGTAGCGCTTGCAAAAATCAGATCGAACACGGCAGCAACCGGACGACGCTGCATCCGATCAAGGTGATGGCCTACGCCTATGGGCGGCTTCCCGCTCTGACCGCTTTGGGTTAGAAGTTTATATAGGTAGGCGGCCGTACCGAGGTCCCCTGCCCTTCTGCGTCCGTTTTTCCTGAGCCTTGTTTTCCGTCGATGACCGATTCCCAAAGCACGATCGAAGTGGCGATGTTTGCCGCCGCCCAGGCGTTGGTGGGATCGGATTCGGTGACGCTGACGCTGCCCGCCGGCGCAACCGCTGGCGAGGTGTTGGTGCAACTGGGGCAGCGATGTCCGGAGCTGCAAGGTCTTTTGCCCGCCTGCCGGTTGGCTGTCGATCTGCAGTACGTGGCGGCGGATCATTTGATTTCGCCCGGTGCTCAGTTGGCGCTGATCCCTCCTGTTAGTGGAGGTTGAAGCGTGCAGCCGAACGCCGAAACGCGAGTCGTCGTTGAATTGGTCGATGGGCCGATCGAGAGCGAACCGATCTTGGAATCGCTGTCGGATCTCGATGCTGGGGCTCACAGTCTGTTTCTGGGAAAGACGCGCCGCCGAACGGCGGACAAAGAAACCGATCATCTGGTCTACGATGCCTATCGCCCGATGGCGCTGGCTGAACTGCGCCGCTTAGCCGATGCGGCGGCGGACCGCTGGCAATTAAAACGCGTCGTTGTGATCCATCGTTTGGGACGCGTCGATCTCGGCGAGGCGAGCATCGCGATCGCCGCTAGCAGTGGTCATCGCCGAGAGGTTTTTGAAGCGATCCCTTGGCTGTTGGATGAGATCAAGTCGGACGTGCCGATCTGGAAACAAGAGCATTGGTCCGATGGGCTGACGGAGTGGGTGCATCCATGAACCAACGGATCTATTTGGATAACGCAGCGACCAGCTGGCCGAAGCCGCCGGGAGTGGCAGAGGCGATCGCGGCGGAGATCACTGAAATTGGGGCCGCCGCCGGACGCGGTGCCTATGCCGCAGCGATGTCGGCAGAGCAAGTGGTCGTCAATTGCCGAGCTGCGGTCGCTCAAATGATCAACGCTCAAGCTGCGGAGATCGCGTTGACTTGCAATGGTACTCATTCGTTGAACATCGCGATTCAGGGCGTGCTGCGCCGCGGCGATCATGTCGTCACGACGCAGATTGAACACAACAGCGTCCTGCGACCGCTGGCTTGGTTGCAGGAGAGCCGCGACGTGTCGGTGACCGTTGTCCCTTGCGATCGGTTTGGATTTGTCGACGCCGATGCGATCGCTGCGGCGATCCGGGACGACACGCGTTTGGTCGCGGTCTCGCACGCGTCGAATGTGACCGGCGCGGTTCAGGATATCGCCAAGATCGGAGCGATCGTGCGGCAGCACCCTGCCCTGTTCTTGGTCGACGCGGCGCAGTCGCTTGGCCATCTGCCGATCGATGTCCAGGCGATGGCGATCGACATGCTGGCCAGTCCCGGGCACAAGGGTTGCCTGGGACCGCTGGGGACGGGAGTTTTGTTCCTGGAAAGTTCGATTCAGTCCCAGGTGCAGCCGTTGATGTATGGCGGCACGGGGACCGATTCGGATCGGATGGAAATGCCCGCTGGGATGCCGGGACGTCACGAAGCGGGTAACTTGAACGTGCCGGCGATCGCTGGATTGTTGGCGGCGCTGCGTTGGTCCGCCGGAAACGAAACGGAAGATTCAAGCGGCCCGTTGGCCGATCGACTGGCGGATGCTTTGGCGGAACTGCCGGGCGTGGAAGTCTTTCGCGATCGGGCGCGGTCGCATGTCGCGGTGGTCAGCGTGGCGATCGACGGCTGGCAGCCGACTGATGCGGCGGGAGTTTTAGACGCTCAGTTTGGAATTCAATCGCGAGCCGGCTTGCACTGTTCGCCGCGAATCCACGAAGCTTTGGGGACGTCGGCGGGGACGTTGCGGTTCAGCCTAGGACGCTTCACCAGGCAAGCCGATCTCGACCGCGCGATCGATGCCGTCGGCCAGTTGGTTGGCCAGTGAGCCAATGAAACGCAAAGCTTAACGACTTAAAACCACTCAAGACGACTTAAAAAAAGAAACTCTGCCGGCTGGATTCCATCGCCGGCTCAATTGGAACGTTTGGACGAAGATCGATGGCAGGAAAACCTTGGTACAAAGATGGCTTGCGATTTGAATGCACGCAGTGTGGCGCATGCTGCAGCGGCGAGCCGGGTTATGTGTGGGTCAACGACGACGAGATCGCGGCGCTGGCCACGCACATGCAGATGACGATCGACGATTTCGAGCACAAGTTCGTCCGCAACGTCGGTGCCGCCAAAAGTCTCGTCGAATACTCCGATGGCGACTGCATCTTTTTAGATCCCGATACCCGCGGCTGTTCGGTCTACGAAGCGCGGCCGATTCAGTGTCGCACCTG from Rosistilla oblonga includes the following:
- a CDS encoding AAA family ATPase, encoding MRFLLNAGEADGREIAEQLKLPFGLVEPGLNRMKMEQTVAYRSSTATGDYLYVLTESGRDLARRYVEDCTYYGACPVLLSEYVDSVRRQTVEGQRPQKTDLLKAFSDLLINPRMLERLGPAINSGRGMFLFGYPGNGKTSIAERVTAAFGKYIWIPRSIFIDGEIMRVYDPMNHDLAMPESGGGLLSDSAFDRRWVRIKRPTIIAGGELTMDMLEVRRNPDSNISEASMQLKSNCGTLVIDDFGRQRMRVDELLNRWIIPLEKRYDFLNMASGKKIQVPFDQLVIFSTNLEPKDLVDDAFLRRIPYKIEVTNPSEADFRKLFEIMCKVTKIPYQPEPIDYLIKNHYLPVNRPFRNCQPRDLLLQVRNYCMYHGKPIELCNEYFDFAVENYFSVM
- the dcd gene encoding dCTP deaminase gives rise to the protein MILSGEEIRSRIGKQIVIEPFDDDKLNPNSCNLSLHDELLVYEEVVLDIRQPNRYRRLEIPADGFVLQPGCLYLGRTCEWTETRGLVPMIEGRSSLGRLGLFVHVTTGFGDAGFCGYWTLEIYTVQPIRIYPGIDICQIMYHEICGDVEEYCSKYQNSRDIQPSMMYRELGGSESDQQLELDFESLVREAIS
- a CDS encoding Bax inhibitor-1 family protein; this translates as MSSTNPYQFETGQAGMGGNMMAAFAEESARAGFIRKTYLHLAAAVLGFVGIEALLLTAVPANTMEMIVTRMVTGYGWLIVLGAFMAVSWMARRWAESGASPGMQYMGLSLYVVGQAIVFLPLLYIAMRFDPQTPVIAGMLTSIVFFGLTAFVFVTRVDLSWMGKILFMAGLVAMGAIVCGIMFGFSLGIFFSAIMVAVASGYILYDTSNVLHHYRTDQYVAASLALFASVALLFWYILQLVMSFSSND
- a CDS encoding LON peptidase substrate-binding domain-containing protein, with the protein product MSDIESLTRLPDHFDGTVRLFPLPGVVSFPHVMQPLHIFEPRYCDLLTDTLAADRLIAMATLASGWEPDYEGRPALEEFACIGRIVSHTPTDDERHNILLLGIRRVRILQEVVTNQTYRMAKVEVLDDVYSPQAAADRPLLKRLLLEEFRKYIPESALAQENFSQLLDSQMPLGIVSDIIAYTVGIPVAQKLQLLAELDVDQRAKKLIAALAPSQSKGEVCGPENASLSSGFPPPFSQN
- a CDS encoding anaerobic glycerol-3-phosphate dehydrogenase subunit C — translated: MDADSIRLQADLRGIIEGDVLCGDVHRQIYASDASIYQLKPAGIVRPRSIRDIASCVQYAREHHLSIHPRGAGSGLAGESLGRGIVLDMSRYMRRWYRLDDSLIRVQAGVVLAQLNRELATHARLYGPDPQARSVTTMGGVLSLDASGSHWLRYGSARDTVHSLQVVTATGEIVEFASHHRDSEGIPGRMAKEVTGIAKRHSEQLGKLRDGAPHNHGGYRLDLAVAGDQVNLANLLVGAEGTLGIIAEATVSTEPMPTHRGVSLLFFHRLEHAARGALLAAGRGAAACDLMDRRLLEIARETDPRFEQLIPRNAEAMLLVEFQDDQLPELRSRLRDLNDCLCRQEKLAFGSRMTVERRERDFFWLIVRRVIPRLYRLRGDTRPLPIIEDIAIEPAKLPDLMVELQNILKEHQITATMFAHAGHGHLHIRPFLDLADPGSPQVLRELAESIFEKVLEFGGTISGEHGAGLSRSWFLPRQYGSLWPAMIAVKRAFDPAGLLNPGKVVGLPSQGPDENLRNVTAMIQIGQETESDEEADAGSVAEPSVPRLPVLQSWNDEPIEMATRNCNGCGRCKTLAPSERMCPVYRVLPIEEASPRAKANLLRGVLAGELSVDALATDEVKQITDLCFGCHQCRIECPASVDIPKIVNELRGQYVATNGLSVADYLMTRIESIAPLASRVATVSNWVLKSPRWRWVLERTMGLARGRRITPYAKLSFMRWAAKKRLTRPLQKGGPKVAYFVDYFANWHDPELGQALVEVLRHNRVGVYVPPNQYSSMMPRIAAGDLKGAMHAATHNIRILAEAVRQGYQIVTTEPTAALCLIQEYPNLIDSEDARLVAENTYDSCRYLWDMHLRNELSLDFRPVAASVAYHQPCHVRAIDSGKPAQQLMDLIPGLRVQSMEKGCSGMAGLYGMKRENFRNSVRIGWNLISGMRKADIQAASTECSACKNQIEHGSNRTTLHPIKVMAYAYGRLPALTALG
- a CDS encoding MoaD/ThiS family protein gives rise to the protein MTDSQSTIEVAMFAAAQALVGSDSVTLTLPAGATAGEVLVQLGQRCPELQGLLPACRLAVDLQYVAADHLISPGAQLALIPPVSGG
- a CDS encoding molybdenum cofactor biosynthesis protein MoaE yields the protein MQPNAETRVVVELVDGPIESEPILESLSDLDAGAHSLFLGKTRRRTADKETDHLVYDAYRPMALAELRRLADAAADRWQLKRVVVIHRLGRVDLGEASIAIAASSGHRREVFEAIPWLLDEIKSDVPIWKQEHWSDGLTEWVHP
- a CDS encoding aminotransferase class V-fold PLP-dependent enzyme yields the protein MNQRIYLDNAATSWPKPPGVAEAIAAEITEIGAAAGRGAYAAAMSAEQVVVNCRAAVAQMINAQAAEIALTCNGTHSLNIAIQGVLRRGDHVVTTQIEHNSVLRPLAWLQESRDVSVTVVPCDRFGFVDADAIAAAIRDDTRLVAVSHASNVTGAVQDIAKIGAIVRQHPALFLVDAAQSLGHLPIDVQAMAIDMLASPGHKGCLGPLGTGVLFLESSIQSQVQPLMYGGTGTDSDRMEMPAGMPGRHEAGNLNVPAIAGLLAALRWSAGNETEDSSGPLADRLADALAELPGVEVFRDRARSHVAVVSVAIDGWQPTDAAGVLDAQFGIQSRAGLHCSPRIHEALGTSAGTLRFSLGRFTRQADLDRAIDAVGQLVGQ
- a CDS encoding YkgJ family cysteine cluster protein, coding for MAGKPWYKDGLRFECTQCGACCSGEPGYVWVNDDEIAALATHMQMTIDDFEHKFVRNVGAAKSLVEYSDGDCIFLDPDTRGCSVYEARPIQCRTWPFWDSTLEDKAAWKETCDVCPGSGVGKLYNFKQIEARRKEKSV